Proteins from a single region of Campylobacter concisus:
- a CDS encoding hemolysin family protein — protein MVILAIVFILLNAFFVLSEFSLVKVRKSRLEELIKEKKPNAQLAFEMSNKLDTYLSATQLGITLSSLALGWIGEPAVARLIEAPLKNFFNFSDILVHTVGFAIAFTLITLLHVVMGELVPKSVAIAKAETSVLKIARPLHFFWVLFSPVIKLFDILATIGLKILGIQPAKENELAHSEEEIKIIVGESLKGGVLDSFETEIIKNAVDFSDTVAKEIMTPRRDMICINKQKSFEENLQVVFESKYTRFPYIDGSKDIILGMIHIRDILQLHFSKDKEKSFDSIVRKFVIVPESLSISKVLVMMNKEQISAALVVDEYGGTAGLLTMEDIMEEVLGDFNDEHDEVDQHYKKINDNIYEFQGRYDLESVEEVLGISFDEETDQVTIGGYVFNLIGRLPVVGDKIEDENCYYEVRKMDGASISRVKVRKKIKNEEESIQS, from the coding sequence ATGGTAATACTTGCCATTGTATTCATTTTACTAAATGCCTTTTTTGTTTTATCAGAATTTTCTCTTGTTAAAGTTCGTAAGTCTAGACTTGAAGAGCTTATCAAAGAAAAAAAACCAAACGCTCAGCTTGCCTTTGAGATGTCAAACAAGCTTGATACTTATCTTAGTGCTACTCAGCTTGGTATCACACTAAGCTCACTTGCTCTTGGTTGGATCGGTGAGCCAGCAGTTGCAAGACTTATAGAAGCACCGCTTAAAAATTTCTTCAACTTTAGTGATATCTTAGTTCATACGGTTGGTTTTGCGATCGCATTTACGCTTATTACGTTACTTCACGTTGTAATGGGTGAGCTTGTGCCAAAGTCAGTTGCTATCGCAAAGGCCGAGACTTCAGTGTTAAAAATCGCTCGTCCACTTCACTTTTTCTGGGTGCTATTTTCGCCTGTAATTAAGCTTTTTGATATTTTAGCGACCATTGGACTTAAAATTTTAGGCATCCAGCCAGCTAAAGAAAATGAGCTAGCCCACTCTGAAGAAGAGATAAAAATCATCGTTGGTGAGAGCTTAAAGGGCGGTGTGCTTGATAGTTTTGAGACTGAGATTATTAAAAATGCAGTTGATTTTAGCGACACAGTCGCAAAAGAGATCATGACGCCAAGGCGTGATATGATCTGTATAAATAAACAAAAGAGTTTTGAAGAGAATTTGCAAGTCGTATTTGAGTCAAAATACACTCGCTTTCCTTATATAGACGGCTCAAAAGATATTATTTTGGGCATGATACACATTAGAGATATTTTGCAACTTCACTTTAGTAAAGACAAAGAAAAGAGTTTTGACTCAATTGTTCGTAAATTTGTCATAGTGCCTGAGAGCCTTTCTATTTCAAAAGTACTTGTAATGATGAATAAAGAGCAAATTTCAGCAGCACTCGTAGTCGATGAGTATGGCGGCACAGCCGGACTTCTTACGATGGAAGATATCATGGAAGAGGTGCTTGGTGATTTTAATGATGAGCACGATGAAGTTGATCAGCACTATAAAAAGATAAATGACAATATTTACGAATTTCAAGGCAGATATGATCTAGAGAGTGTTGAAGAGGTTCTTGGCATAAGCTTTGACGAAGAGACAGATCAAGTAACGATCGGTGGATATGTATTCAATCTAATTGGTCGCTTGCCAGTTGTAGGTGATAAGATCGAGGATGAAAACTGCTACTACGAAGTAAGAAAGATGGATGGAGCCAGTATCTCACGTGTAAAAGTTAGAAAAAAGATAAAAAATGAAGAGGAGAGCATTCAGTCTTAA